Sequence from the Phragmites australis chromosome 11, lpPhrAust1.1, whole genome shotgun sequence genome:
cgCCTTCAAAAGTTCAGTTTTGAACTCCACCAGCACTGAATCCTTCTGAATCTTACGATTCAACAGGTCACATATGATAAACATCAAGCAGAAATGCTTGAGTTAAGCAATATCTTGTTCACAAAATGCTCAGCAACAATGCAAGTCACGTAATTCAAACGGTCGAATAGATTAATACTTTACCAATATCAAGATTTCCTGAATTTTGGTTACTAAAGTTAGAAAATGAGCTATGTCCTATGGGCTACAAGAAAGCACCTGCTCTGGTGTTAGGGTGAAGGTCTTGTTTGCAATGGTGAATGCAAGATTAGGCATCTTTGAGATCTGATGGCAGCTGACTGTTGATTCTCCGTTGGGGCTTGGTAGACGCTCACATAGCTGGAACAAAGGGCAGAATCATTTCATCAATTACATAATTGGgtaatgattaaaaaaaatcagagtaGATCACAAAATTAGTAACCTGATTAGCATACTGCAAGATCAGCTCCTTCGTTTTGTTTTCACGGAGCTGATTCTCTATCCACACAACAGCCATCTGACAGGCTGAGCACATCACATTTGAGCCCAGGTTTTCTTTCTCGACAACAGATTCAATTCCATTACTGCAGAAGTATTTGGAAATAGTTTTATCACATCATGAAAAGAATAATGTACAGCAACAAGGAAAAGGCAGTTTCACTTTCATGTGCATTACAGTAGTCCAGCATAGTGGACTCACCTGACAGAGTGAGTGCCATCGAACAAACAGAGACCAATCTGGCTGCACACTTTCTGCGGATCTGTCTGCAGAAGCAAAGCATCACCAAATCACTAGAGCTCAAGATTAATAGTAGAACACAATTATCTCATGGCATCTGTTCTACAGTTGGAAGTACGAACAAAAGCTTGCAAATGCAGAAACTAGCAAACCTGTGCTATGAGCAAGTTGAGGATCATCTCTCCATACTGGCTCACCACTTCTTTGCATTCAGTGCTGATAATTCCCTCAGCTCCAATTGCATGGTTCACCTGAGCAACTATTGCCTGGAAACGTCACAACATTCAAGAATTTAGTCATGCCATATTGTGAAAGGCTGCATTCCAATTTTGTACATCCATCAGAGACTATCTGTTACACATTTGTACTGATGATGCATAGTCTAGCATCTACCATTCTACCTCAATTCAAGTAATTAACTTTTCAATCAATAAATCTACATCAGCATTAGTTTTGTAAGATCATAGAAATACAGAGAAATTCTAGGCCATTAGTATGAAGATGCATACCGTTGGACCGGCCAGCAGAGAAGTCCCAGAGTCCACAATAGCAGCACAGCCTTTGGCACAGAAACCAGTTGAGTGGCCATCAATCAGGAGATCCCCCATGTTGAACTGCCAGTAACCTTTGCGGGAAACAGGGACATAGGTGTGGTTTCCTTTGTAGTGTTTTGGGTCCATGCCGCCAAAGATAAGCTCACCACCGGAAGATGCATCAGGATCTCGGTTAAGCCAGAACGAAAAGACGTTGTCTGCAAGCAGTTTCTGCTCTTGCATGCTCTGCCTGTCGTTGCACATAGGAGAAAAAAAGATGCATTTCAGGTGGCAAACAGGAGAGCCAAGCTTACACCAGTGACTTAAACAGCTAGAAGCCTAGAAGACATACCAAATTGGAGGAGCTTTGCCGACGGAGATATCCGGGTATCCAAGACCAAGAATGCCATCAAACTTCCCAAGGATAAATGAAATGCTGGCTTCACGTGTTGTCTCAATGAACTTCTGAAATGGGTAGAATAAATTTCAGCATTAGAGATACAGTACGCGTGTGGATCTTATCATGGAGAATTTCACTGAAAAACACAATTTACCTGGCTTTTCACAACGAGGTCTCCAACCAGCACGTTATCCTTGCTGAAGAATCCAGCAATCGATCCAGAACCATAAGTGATTTTGCAAGTTTCTCCTGAATAATTTGATGGGAAAATAGTGCAGACATTCAGCAATCATCTAACAAATGGTACGAAAACcatataactttttttttttttaaaagataacGGCATATACCATCTTCCTTGTAAGTGCTAGACTTGCTCGACTTGTATCGATGGTGGAAGTAGCACGCTATCTGCAGTAATTCACATTAAACATCAGATTTCCAATGATCCACCAAAGCTtaaaatacaaaactaacaacACCAAGCCATTTTCCGATGTGAGAATCGGGAACTCACCGAGAAATAGCATCTCGATGACGGAACCCACAAGTTGGAGCTCCCGGTGTCAAATATCACGGTGAAATTCTGCGGCGGCGTGCCGATGCCGATCACCCCAAAGTACTGGGTGTTGAGGTAGTCATCCAGAGGGACGGCATCGCCACCTCTCAAGCCGCCGCTCCTCAGACGGCGGCTATCCTGCCTGGCCAGCTTCGCAGCGGTCAACGCTTCATGGTCCAGTCTGTTCTTGTTCAGGCTGATCCTTAGCAACCCATCAGGGGAAGCGTGAAGCAGCAGGGCGCATGACAGAGCCCACAAACAGGTAGTCACCAGCAAGAGAT
This genomic interval carries:
- the LOC133885516 gene encoding aspartic proteinase, which gives rise to MRHMHLLLVTTCLWALSCALLLHASPDGLLRISLNKNRLDHEALTAAKLARQDSRRLRSGGLRGGDAVPLDDYLNTQYFGVIGIGTPPQNFTVIFDTGSSNLWVPSSRCYFSIACYFHHRYKSSKSSTYKEDGETCKITYGSGSIAGFFSKDNVLVGDLVVKSQKFIETTREASISFILGKFDGILGLGYPDISVGKAPPIWQSMQEQKLLADNVFSFWLNRDPDASSGGELIFGGMDPKHYKGNHTYVPVSRKGYWQFNMGDLLIDGHSTGFCAKGCAAIVDSGTSLLAGPTAIVAQVNHAIGAEGIISTECKEVVSQYGEMILNLLIAQTDPQKVCSQIGLCLFDGTHSVSNGIESVVEKENLGSNVMCSACQMAVVWIENQLRENKTKELILQYANQLCERLPSPNGESTVSCHQISKMPNLAFTIANKTFTLTPEQYIVKLDQGGQTVCISGFMAFDIPPPRGPLWILGDVFMGAYHTVFDFGKDRIGFAKSA